The following proteins come from a genomic window of Triticum aestivum cultivar Chinese Spring chromosome 6A, IWGSC CS RefSeq v2.1, whole genome shotgun sequence:
- the LOC123131976 gene encoding light-harvesting complex-like protein 3 isotype 2, chloroplastic has product MAMATSTFSPHPLSLKPQLGPRPHRLHLAPFPRLRSHRRLAAAGEAPVEAPPKPAEADPSPAASNGSAAAAPAAAAPAAPVAAAKAEAVASPKFQDSRWVNGTWDLSRFGNTGGAVDWDAVIDAEARRRKWLEDSPEASSSEDAVVFDTSIIPWWAWIKRFHLPEAEKLNGRAAMVGFFMAYFVDSLTGVGLVDQMGNFFCKTLLFVAVAGVLLVRKNEDIDNLKKLIDESTFYDKQWQSTWQDDSPSGPKK; this is encoded by the exons ATGGCCATGGCGACCTCCACCTTCTCCCCGCACCCGCTCTCGCTCAAGCCCCAGCTCGGCCCCAGGCCCCACCGCCTCCACCTCGCCCCCTTCCCGCGCCTCCGctcccaccgccgcctcgccgccgccggggagGCCCCCGTCGAGGCGCCGCCCAAGCCCGCGGAGGCGGATCCCTCCCCCGCCGCGTCCAACGGGTCCGCGGCAGCCGCACCCGCCGCTGCCGCTCCCGCTGCTCCGGTCGCCGCGGCCAAGGCCGAGGCGGTGGCGTCGCCCAAGTTCCAGGACTCGAGGTGGGTCAACGGGACCTGGGACCTCAGCCGGTTCGGCAACACCGGCGGCGCCGTCGACTGGGACGCCGTCATAGACGCCG AGGCCAGGAGGAGGAAATGGCTGGAAGATTCCCCGGAGGCAAGTAGCAGCGAAGACGCCGTTGTGTTCGACACTTCGATTATCCCATGGTGGGCATGGATCAAGCGGTTCCATCTCCCTGAAGCCGAGAAGCTAAATG GCCGTGCTGCCATGGTGGGCTTCTTCATGGCTTACTTTGTCGATAGCTTGACGGGCGTGGGGCTCGTCGACCAAATGGGCAACTTCTTCTGCAAAACCCTGCTGTTTGTTGCTGTGGCTGGGGTGCTGCTGGTCAGGAAAAACGAGGACATCGACAATCTGAAGAAGCTCATCGACGAGTCGACATTCTACGACAAGCAATGGCAGTCAACTTGGCAAGATGATTCCCCTTCCGGGCCAAAGAAATAG
- the LOC123131975 gene encoding general transcription and DNA repair factor IIH subunit TFB4: protein MTSAHSKLYSDDVSLVVVVVDTNPFFWAGAALPFADFLSHLIHFVNSLLLLSNLNHVVIIAAGVSSCAYVFDSGNAYAGGTADVAETLGKASRKMEEFIKQDARETASNGTVADGGAASLFSGALSLALCYIQRIFRSGTRHPQPRILCLQGSPDGPEQYVAVMNSIFSAQRSMVPIDTCIVGTQDSAFLQQASYITGGVYMKPQELSGLFQYLAAVFATDLHSRTFLRLPKTLGVDFRASCFCHKKTIDMGYVCSVCLSIFCKYHKKCSTCGSEFSRVSMPDLNSLPDQRQ from the exons ATGACCTCCGCGCACTCCAAGCTCTACTCCG ATGACGTCAGCCTCGTGGTGGTGGTCGTCGACACCAACCCCTTCTTCTGGGCCGGCGCCGCGCTCCCCTTCGCCGACTTCTTGTCCCAC CTGATCCACTTCGTGAACTCGCTCCTGCTGCTGAGCAACCTCAACCACGTGGTCATCATCGCCGCGGGTGTCAGCTCCTGCGCCTACGTCTTCGACTCGGGCAATGCTTATGCCGGAGGCACGGCAGATGTTGCTGAAACCTTGGGCAAGGCGAGCCGCAAGATGGAGGAGTTCATTAAGCAGGATGCTCGTGAGACTGCCAGCAATGGCACCGTTGCTGATGGCGGTGCCGCGTCGCTGTTTTCTGGCGCGCTGTCCCTTGCTCTGTGCT ATATACAGAGGATTTTTCGGTCTGGTACTCGGCATCCACAGCCTCGG ATTTTGTGCCTGCAAGGTTCTCCAGATGGACCTGAACA ATATGTGGCAGTGATGAATTCAATATTTTCGGCACAGCGTTCCATG GTTCCAATTGATACATGTATCGTGGGGACACAAGACTCTGCTTTCTTGCAGCAG GCTTCATATATAACAGGGGGAGTTTATATGAAGCCCCAAGAACTAAGTGGTCTATTTCAATACCTTGCT GCTGTATTTGCAACGGACTTGCACTCGAGAACTTTTCTGCGCCTCCCTAAGACCCTGGGAGTGGATTTCCGTGCCTC ATGTTTCTGCCACAAGAAGACTATTGACATGGGATATGTTTGTTCAGTTTGCTTATCAATATTCTGCAAGTACCATAAGAAATGTTCGACCTGTGG gtcagaattcagccgtgtcagCATGCCGGATTTGAATTCCTTGCCAGATCAAAGGCAGTAG